One region of Bombus affinis isolate iyBomAffi1 chromosome 5, iyBomAffi1.2, whole genome shotgun sequence genomic DNA includes:
- the LOC126916770 gene encoding histone-lysine N-methyltransferase EHMT2 isoform X1, whose amino-acid sequence MSENKSKEDATMEGCQEGGEEDDMAAERVEDKVSIQQILEGMTNEFNKNVSPVKSTEINRSEKSDHKEIEKPVMPLDEMPPDEKEIVGEKDEEDVPMKQNAAESTSTDENHKEDENTGKQETLKKDNGIPRIVLTFRTIDENTDHGKKTKISSCSSNLTLVPDELANCDQIGGVSVKIENSDENSDTVEKSDSEEGRTEEPAKQSKNREPEGDIEESKSPKEDTSVITENKNTILNEKTKTDEPDTSTEPVEKVDQADSTVPVTRKRRTGRPRLRALSDHTEEHPGPKRSARRLCKETLKSTVLESAMARKEKSNYTEENLQFKKQRKYNKPGRPKKVIQGKDQNKQLQAKPPDIRQEIESSISDGNIIISEVNSTLEYSRNSTISENIINETMLDESQNFLSDFDGMPKLSPMIKSSDSQAKLGNSIGNSTNDDISLADIEKPFLKPAAGRPKRERGRPRGSQAARKIAKADSFEDGSVSVAETGKNNDYPEGNISKFLDTRNYHKRSDFVNLYITLEGIVPVKRTRRSMVPSPSPAEGQAAKPESTAIISETYGQSMLCLCQVRSQLYVTITGSGAPLYCTAIDSIDNRLVGCCNEVDSNDVAMRRPSTRVPFIILCRVHKERLLRHNCCPSCGLFCSQGRFVQCINGHQYHRECEIYPNKKGVCPHCGNETTAYDVMVTMSGLRKPVFIPTRKKFSKLPSAKMSLPGKGDNTKLAERPPSPLIQADIIKIPEPSVNTERPERYTIMSLYTSVKNGDLEKLVNVLACGYNANHTFRDYAHRTGLHIAADKGHLSCVHVLVQAGAQLDVMDRNQLTPLMLAASKGKADVVKYLIRIGADVTLKGEDGMTALHMAAKSGHLEVCRIILTECKAPRTLVDSVDDGGWTSLIWACEFCHTDVARFLLDKKCDPLIRDAEQNIALHWSAFSGSSEITEMLLNEGCDVNAVNVHGDTPLHIAARQDQYAVSVLLLARGAKIGEVNAAGETAVNCCTNDGDTMSALRLNAKVNELSEHMWEKTIKILTNDISRGKETNPIQCVNGYDSEDKPTDFLYVTENCFTSNINVDRTITSLQSCRCEDNCSSEKCLCGNISLRCWYDEEGKLIPEFNYADPPMLFECNPACDCNRITCNNRVVQHGLTQRFQLFRTKGKGWGLRTLRHIPKGSYVCEYVGEIISDSEADHREDDSYLFDLDNRDGETYCIDARRYGNIARFINHSCAPNLLPVRVFVEHQDLHFPRIAFFANRDIEADEELGFDYGEKFWIIKCKSFTCTCGAENCRYSEKTIQVTLDNYRRKIQQEEMLAAQSS is encoded by the exons ATGTCGGAGAATAAGAGCAAGGAAGATGCCACGATGGAGGGTTGTCAAGAAGGGGGCGAAGAGGATGATATGGCTGCCGAGAGGGTCGAAGATAAGGTCAGTATCCAACAGATCCTCGAGGGTATGACGAATGAATTTAACAAAAATGTGAGTCCCGTAAAAAGTACAGAAATTAACCGATCAGAGAAGTCAGATCACAAAGAGATCGAAAAACCGGTGATGCCTCTTGACGAAATGCCACCAGATGAGAAAGAAATTGTTGGAGAAAAGGATGAAGAAGATGTTCCAATGAAACAGAATGCCGCGGAATCAACGTCGACGGATGAAAATCATAAAGAGGATGAAAATACTGGGAAACAGGAAACTTTGAAGAAGGATAACGGAATTCCGCGTATTGTCCTTACATTCAGGACAATTGACGAAAATACCGATCACGGTAAAAAAACCAAGATATCAAGTTGCTCTTCCAACCTTACCTTAGTTCCTGATGAATTAGCAAATTGTGATCAAATTGGTGGTGTTTCTGTCAAAATTGAAAATTCAGATGAAAATTCTGACACTGTTGAAAAATCAGATTCAGAAGAAGGTAGAACGGAAGAACCGGCCAAACAATCTAAAAACAGAGAACCTGAAGGAGATATTGAGGAATCAAAATCACCAAAGGAAGATACCAgtgtaataacagaaaataaaaatactatTCTTAATGAAAAAACAAAGACTGATGAACCAGATACTTCAACAGAACCTGTAGAAAAAGTGGACCAAGCAGACAGTACAGTCCCAGTTACTAGGAAAAGAAGAACAGGACGACCTAGATTAAGAGCACTTAG TGATCACACTGAAGAACATCCAGGTCCTAAACGTTCAGCTCGACGATTATGTAAAGAAACATTGAAGAGTACTGTGTTAGAAAGTGCAATggcaagaaaagaaaaatctaaTTATACAGAAgaaaatttgcaatttaaaaAGCAAAGGAAATATAACAAACCAGGGAGACCTAAGAAAGTGATACAAGGAAAAGATCAAAATAAACAGTTGCAAGCTAAACCACCTGATATACGTCAGGAAATAGAGTCTTCTATTTCAGATGGAAATATCATTATTTCTGAGGTAAACTCAACGTTAGAATATTCTAGAAATTCTACCATAtcagaaaatattataaatgaaacAATGCTGGATGAGTCACAAAATTTTTTATCCGACTTTGATGGTATGCCAAAATTGTCTCCTATGATAAAAAGCTCAGACTCACAAGCAAAGCTAGGGAACTCAATTGGCAATTCCACAAATGACGACATATCTTTAGCAGATATTGAAAAGCCATTTTTAAAGCCAGCTGCTGGTAGACCCAAACGAGAAAGGGGGAGACCTAGAGGAAGTCAAGCTGCGAGGAAAATAGCTAAAGCAGATTCATTTGAAG ATGGATCTGTATCAGTTGCAGAAACAGGCAAAAACAACGATTATCCTGAaggtaatatttcaaaatttcttgATACGCGTAATTATCATAAAAGAAGTGATTttgttaatttgtatataaCTCTAGAAGGTATAGTACCTGTTAAAAGAACAAGGAGAAGTATGGTTCCAAGTCCAAGTCCTGCAGAGGGACAAGCTGCGAAGCCAGAATCAACAGCCATTATAAGTGAA ACATATGGTCAATCAATGTTATGTTTATGTCAAGTAAGGTCTCAACTATATGTGACAATCACTGGTTCTGGGGCACCATTATATTGTACTGCGATAGATTCGATTGATAATAGATTGGTAGGTTGTTGTAATGAAGTTGATAGCAATGATGTAGCAATGAGAAGGCCGAGTACACGTGTTCCTTTTATCATTTTATGTCGAGTGCACAAAGAAAGACTTTTAAGACATAATTGTTGTCCTTCTTGTGGGCTGTTTTGTTCACAAGGAAGGTTTGTACAATGTATTAATGGTCATCAATATCATCGTGAATGTGAAATTTATCCAAATAAAAAGGGTGTTTGTCCTCATTGTGGAAATGAAACAACAGCATATGATGTAATGGTGACCATGAGTGGCTTAAGAAAACCTGTATTCATTCCGACCCGAAAGAAGTTCTCAAAACTGCCTTCTGCAAAAATGAGTTTACCAGGGAAAGGTGATAACACAAAGTTGGCAGAGCGTCCTCCTAGTCCTCTAATTCAAGCAGATATTATTAAGATACCTGAGCCATCTGTTAATACTGAGAGGCCAGAACGTTATACTATCATGAGCCTTTACACATCTGTAAAGAATGGAGATTTGGAAAAACTGGTTAACGTTTTAG CATGTGGATACAATGCAAATCATACATTCCGAGATTATGCTCATCGGACTGGTCTTCATATAGCCGCGGATAAAGGTCACTTGTCTTGTGTACATGTTTTGGTACAAGCTGGCGCTCAATTAGACGTGATGGATAGAAATCAGTTGACACCTTTGATGTTAGCCGCTAGTAAAGGTAAAGCTGATGTGGTAAAATACTTAATAAGGATAGGTGCTGATGTTACATTGAAAGGAGAAGATGGTATGACTGCTTTACACATGGCTGCTAAATCTGGTCATTTAGAAGTTTGTAGAATAATTTTGACAGAATGCAAAGCACCAAGAACATTAGTag ATTCAGTGGACGATGGTGGATGGACTAGTTTAATTTGGGCTTGTGAGTTTTGTCATACCGATGTCGCGCGATTTTTGTTGGATAAGAAGTGCGATCCTTTAATTCGAGATGCAGAACAAAATATAGCGTTACATTGGAGTGCTTTTAGCGGAAGTTCAGAAATTACAGAAATGCTACTTAATGAAGGGTGTGACGTGAACGCTGTCAACGTTCATGGGGACACACCTTT ACATATAGCTGCAAGACAAGATCAGTATGCAGTTAGTGTTCTTTTATTAGCTCGCGGTGCTAAAATAGGAGAAGTTAATGCTGCGGGGGAAACTGCAGTAAATTGCTGTACAAATGATGGTGATACTATGTCTGCTTTAAGATTAAATGCCAAAGTCAATGAACTTTCCGAACATATGTGGGAAAAAACAATCAAAATATTAACCAA TGATATTTCACGTGGTAAAGAAACGAATCCGATACAATGTGTCAATGGATACGATTCCGAAGATAAGCCAACAGACTTTCTCTACGTGACTGAAAATTGCTTTACTAGCAATATAAATGTTGATCGTACGATAACGTCCTTACAATCTTGTCGATGCGAAGATAACTGTAGTTCAGAGAAATGTTTATGTGGGAATATAAGTTTAAGATGCTGGTATGACGAGGAAGGAAAATTGATTCCTGAATTTAATTATGCAG ATCCTCCAATGTTGTTTGAGTGCAATCCAGCGTGTGATTGTAATCGCATAACGTGCAATAACCGCGTTGTACAGCATGGATTAACGCAAAGGTTTCAATTATTTCGAACGAAAGGTAAAGGATGGGGACTTAGAACGCTACGGCACATTCCTAAAGGTTCCTATGTATGTGAATATGTGGGCGAGATTATTTCGGATTCTGAAGCAGATCATCGAGAAGACGATTCTTATTTATTCGATTTAGATAATAGA GATGGAGAAACATATTGTATCGATGCGAGACGGTATGGAAACATTGCTCGCTTTATAAATCATTCTTGCGCACCCAATCTCTTGCCAGTGCGAGTGTTTGTTGAGCATCAGGATTTGCATTTTCCTAGGATAGCATTTTTTGCGAATCGCGACATCGAGGCAGACGAAGAGCTCGg CTTCGATTATGGAGAGAAATTCTGGATAATAAAATGCAAGTCATTCACATGTACCTGTGGAGCCGAAAACTGCCGATATTCTGAGAAGACTATACAAGTTACTTTGGACAACTACCGCAGAAAAATACAGCAAGAAGAAATGCTGGCAGCTCAATCATCGTAA
- the LOC126916770 gene encoding histone-lysine N-methyltransferase EHMT2 isoform X2 gives MSENKSKEDATMEGCQEGGEEDDMAAERVEDKVSIQQILEGMTNEFNKNVSPVKSTEINRSEKSDHKEIEKPVMPLDEMPPDEKEIVGEKDEEDVPMKQNAAESTSTDENHKEDENTGKQETLKKDNGIPRIVLTFRTIDENTDHGKKTKISSCSSNLTLVPDELANCDQIGGVSVKIENSDENSDTVEKSDSEEGRTEEPAKQSKNREPEGDIEESKSPKEDTSVITENKNTILNEKTKTDEPDTSTEPVEKVDQADSTVPVTRKRRTGRPRLRALSDHTEEHPGPKRSARRLCKETLKSTVLESAMARKEKSNYTEENLQFKKQRKYNKPGRPKKVIQGKDQNKQLQAKPPDIRQEIESSISDGNIIISEVNSTLEYSRNSTISENIINETMLDESQNFLSDFDGMPKLSPMIKSSDSQAKLGNSIGNSTNDDISLADIEKPFLKPAAGRPKRERGRPRGSQAARKIAKADSFEDGSVSVAETGKNNDYPEEGIVPVKRTRRSMVPSPSPAEGQAAKPESTAIISETYGQSMLCLCQVRSQLYVTITGSGAPLYCTAIDSIDNRLVGCCNEVDSNDVAMRRPSTRVPFIILCRVHKERLLRHNCCPSCGLFCSQGRFVQCINGHQYHRECEIYPNKKGVCPHCGNETTAYDVMVTMSGLRKPVFIPTRKKFSKLPSAKMSLPGKGDNTKLAERPPSPLIQADIIKIPEPSVNTERPERYTIMSLYTSVKNGDLEKLVNVLACGYNANHTFRDYAHRTGLHIAADKGHLSCVHVLVQAGAQLDVMDRNQLTPLMLAASKGKADVVKYLIRIGADVTLKGEDGMTALHMAAKSGHLEVCRIILTECKAPRTLVDSVDDGGWTSLIWACEFCHTDVARFLLDKKCDPLIRDAEQNIALHWSAFSGSSEITEMLLNEGCDVNAVNVHGDTPLHIAARQDQYAVSVLLLARGAKIGEVNAAGETAVNCCTNDGDTMSALRLNAKVNELSEHMWEKTIKILTNDISRGKETNPIQCVNGYDSEDKPTDFLYVTENCFTSNINVDRTITSLQSCRCEDNCSSEKCLCGNISLRCWYDEEGKLIPEFNYADPPMLFECNPACDCNRITCNNRVVQHGLTQRFQLFRTKGKGWGLRTLRHIPKGSYVCEYVGEIISDSEADHREDDSYLFDLDNRDGETYCIDARRYGNIARFINHSCAPNLLPVRVFVEHQDLHFPRIAFFANRDIEADEELGFDYGEKFWIIKCKSFTCTCGAENCRYSEKTIQVTLDNYRRKIQQEEMLAAQSS, from the exons ATGTCGGAGAATAAGAGCAAGGAAGATGCCACGATGGAGGGTTGTCAAGAAGGGGGCGAAGAGGATGATATGGCTGCCGAGAGGGTCGAAGATAAGGTCAGTATCCAACAGATCCTCGAGGGTATGACGAATGAATTTAACAAAAATGTGAGTCCCGTAAAAAGTACAGAAATTAACCGATCAGAGAAGTCAGATCACAAAGAGATCGAAAAACCGGTGATGCCTCTTGACGAAATGCCACCAGATGAGAAAGAAATTGTTGGAGAAAAGGATGAAGAAGATGTTCCAATGAAACAGAATGCCGCGGAATCAACGTCGACGGATGAAAATCATAAAGAGGATGAAAATACTGGGAAACAGGAAACTTTGAAGAAGGATAACGGAATTCCGCGTATTGTCCTTACATTCAGGACAATTGACGAAAATACCGATCACGGTAAAAAAACCAAGATATCAAGTTGCTCTTCCAACCTTACCTTAGTTCCTGATGAATTAGCAAATTGTGATCAAATTGGTGGTGTTTCTGTCAAAATTGAAAATTCAGATGAAAATTCTGACACTGTTGAAAAATCAGATTCAGAAGAAGGTAGAACGGAAGAACCGGCCAAACAATCTAAAAACAGAGAACCTGAAGGAGATATTGAGGAATCAAAATCACCAAAGGAAGATACCAgtgtaataacagaaaataaaaatactatTCTTAATGAAAAAACAAAGACTGATGAACCAGATACTTCAACAGAACCTGTAGAAAAAGTGGACCAAGCAGACAGTACAGTCCCAGTTACTAGGAAAAGAAGAACAGGACGACCTAGATTAAGAGCACTTAG TGATCACACTGAAGAACATCCAGGTCCTAAACGTTCAGCTCGACGATTATGTAAAGAAACATTGAAGAGTACTGTGTTAGAAAGTGCAATggcaagaaaagaaaaatctaaTTATACAGAAgaaaatttgcaatttaaaaAGCAAAGGAAATATAACAAACCAGGGAGACCTAAGAAAGTGATACAAGGAAAAGATCAAAATAAACAGTTGCAAGCTAAACCACCTGATATACGTCAGGAAATAGAGTCTTCTATTTCAGATGGAAATATCATTATTTCTGAGGTAAACTCAACGTTAGAATATTCTAGAAATTCTACCATAtcagaaaatattataaatgaaacAATGCTGGATGAGTCACAAAATTTTTTATCCGACTTTGATGGTATGCCAAAATTGTCTCCTATGATAAAAAGCTCAGACTCACAAGCAAAGCTAGGGAACTCAATTGGCAATTCCACAAATGACGACATATCTTTAGCAGATATTGAAAAGCCATTTTTAAAGCCAGCTGCTGGTAGACCCAAACGAGAAAGGGGGAGACCTAGAGGAAGTCAAGCTGCGAGGAAAATAGCTAAAGCAGATTCATTTGAAG ATGGATCTGTATCAGTTGCAGAAACAGGCAAAAACAACGATTATCCTGAag AAGGTATAGTACCTGTTAAAAGAACAAGGAGAAGTATGGTTCCAAGTCCAAGTCCTGCAGAGGGACAAGCTGCGAAGCCAGAATCAACAGCCATTATAAGTGAA ACATATGGTCAATCAATGTTATGTTTATGTCAAGTAAGGTCTCAACTATATGTGACAATCACTGGTTCTGGGGCACCATTATATTGTACTGCGATAGATTCGATTGATAATAGATTGGTAGGTTGTTGTAATGAAGTTGATAGCAATGATGTAGCAATGAGAAGGCCGAGTACACGTGTTCCTTTTATCATTTTATGTCGAGTGCACAAAGAAAGACTTTTAAGACATAATTGTTGTCCTTCTTGTGGGCTGTTTTGTTCACAAGGAAGGTTTGTACAATGTATTAATGGTCATCAATATCATCGTGAATGTGAAATTTATCCAAATAAAAAGGGTGTTTGTCCTCATTGTGGAAATGAAACAACAGCATATGATGTAATGGTGACCATGAGTGGCTTAAGAAAACCTGTATTCATTCCGACCCGAAAGAAGTTCTCAAAACTGCCTTCTGCAAAAATGAGTTTACCAGGGAAAGGTGATAACACAAAGTTGGCAGAGCGTCCTCCTAGTCCTCTAATTCAAGCAGATATTATTAAGATACCTGAGCCATCTGTTAATACTGAGAGGCCAGAACGTTATACTATCATGAGCCTTTACACATCTGTAAAGAATGGAGATTTGGAAAAACTGGTTAACGTTTTAG CATGTGGATACAATGCAAATCATACATTCCGAGATTATGCTCATCGGACTGGTCTTCATATAGCCGCGGATAAAGGTCACTTGTCTTGTGTACATGTTTTGGTACAAGCTGGCGCTCAATTAGACGTGATGGATAGAAATCAGTTGACACCTTTGATGTTAGCCGCTAGTAAAGGTAAAGCTGATGTGGTAAAATACTTAATAAGGATAGGTGCTGATGTTACATTGAAAGGAGAAGATGGTATGACTGCTTTACACATGGCTGCTAAATCTGGTCATTTAGAAGTTTGTAGAATAATTTTGACAGAATGCAAAGCACCAAGAACATTAGTag ATTCAGTGGACGATGGTGGATGGACTAGTTTAATTTGGGCTTGTGAGTTTTGTCATACCGATGTCGCGCGATTTTTGTTGGATAAGAAGTGCGATCCTTTAATTCGAGATGCAGAACAAAATATAGCGTTACATTGGAGTGCTTTTAGCGGAAGTTCAGAAATTACAGAAATGCTACTTAATGAAGGGTGTGACGTGAACGCTGTCAACGTTCATGGGGACACACCTTT ACATATAGCTGCAAGACAAGATCAGTATGCAGTTAGTGTTCTTTTATTAGCTCGCGGTGCTAAAATAGGAGAAGTTAATGCTGCGGGGGAAACTGCAGTAAATTGCTGTACAAATGATGGTGATACTATGTCTGCTTTAAGATTAAATGCCAAAGTCAATGAACTTTCCGAACATATGTGGGAAAAAACAATCAAAATATTAACCAA TGATATTTCACGTGGTAAAGAAACGAATCCGATACAATGTGTCAATGGATACGATTCCGAAGATAAGCCAACAGACTTTCTCTACGTGACTGAAAATTGCTTTACTAGCAATATAAATGTTGATCGTACGATAACGTCCTTACAATCTTGTCGATGCGAAGATAACTGTAGTTCAGAGAAATGTTTATGTGGGAATATAAGTTTAAGATGCTGGTATGACGAGGAAGGAAAATTGATTCCTGAATTTAATTATGCAG ATCCTCCAATGTTGTTTGAGTGCAATCCAGCGTGTGATTGTAATCGCATAACGTGCAATAACCGCGTTGTACAGCATGGATTAACGCAAAGGTTTCAATTATTTCGAACGAAAGGTAAAGGATGGGGACTTAGAACGCTACGGCACATTCCTAAAGGTTCCTATGTATGTGAATATGTGGGCGAGATTATTTCGGATTCTGAAGCAGATCATCGAGAAGACGATTCTTATTTATTCGATTTAGATAATAGA GATGGAGAAACATATTGTATCGATGCGAGACGGTATGGAAACATTGCTCGCTTTATAAATCATTCTTGCGCACCCAATCTCTTGCCAGTGCGAGTGTTTGTTGAGCATCAGGATTTGCATTTTCCTAGGATAGCATTTTTTGCGAATCGCGACATCGAGGCAGACGAAGAGCTCGg CTTCGATTATGGAGAGAAATTCTGGATAATAAAATGCAAGTCATTCACATGTACCTGTGGAGCCGAAAACTGCCGATATTCTGAGAAGACTATACAAGTTACTTTGGACAACTACCGCAGAAAAATACAGCAAGAAGAAATGCTGGCAGCTCAATCATCGTAA